The Coffea eugenioides isolate CCC68of chromosome 8, Ceug_1.0, whole genome shotgun sequence genome has a segment encoding these proteins:
- the LOC113781591 gene encoding protein RBL isoform X2 produces MMNAPIIDPLQGDFPEVIEEFLEHGVMKCIAFNRRGTLLAAGCADGNCVIWDFETRGIAKELRDDDCLAAITSICWSKYGHRILASAADKSLTLWDVVKGEKIGRTTLQQTPLQARLHPGSSTPLICLVCPVSSAPMIVDLCSGSTTVLPVSLPDTGNGLAPPSRNKFSDGSAPFTPTAACFNKYGDLVYVGNSKGEILIIDHSKIQVCGVVQVPGASVIKNMVFSRSGQYLLTNSNDRTIRIYENLLPLKDGLKALDESNSGLDELDGVEKVKTIGSTCLSLFREFQDSITRVHWKAPCFSGDGEWVIGGSASKGEHKIYIWDRAGHLVKILEGPKEALMDLAWHPVHPIVVSVSLAGLVYIWAKDYTENWSAFAPDFKELEENEEYIEREDEFDLMPDTEKVKESDVNEDDEVDIMTVEKDSAFSDSDVSEEEICFLPADPTPDAPEQQDKCVGSTSKLADSAQSGSPLSDEAGQNGHAVNQSSSPLEGMDNSAAEDTGGTRLKRRRRPSDKVMELQVEKVKKSSQRMKPSDDLP; encoded by the exons ATGATGAACGCCCCAATTATTG ATCCCTTGCAGGGGGATTTTCCGGAAGTAATAGAAGAGTTTCTGGAACATGGGGTTATGAAGTGCATTGCTTTTAATCGCCGCGGAACTCTTCTTGCCG CTGGGTGTGCCGATGGAAATTGTGTTATTTGGGATTTTGAGACTAGAGGTATTGCAAAAGAACTCAGGGATGATGACTGTCTTGCTGCCATAACTAGCATTTGTTGGTCTAAGTATGGTCATCGCATACTTGCCTCCGCTGCTGATAAATCATTGACTCTCTGGGATGTTGTCAAAGGAGAGAAGATAGGACGGACAACACTTCAGCAAACCCCTTTACAAGCACGCTTGCATCCTGGCTCTTCCACTCCGTTGATCTGCTTAGTTTGCCCCGTCTCATCAGCTCCAATGATTGTTGACTTGTGTTCTGGTAGCACAACTGTGCTTCCTGTGTCATTACCTGACACAGGCAATGGTCTTGCCCCTCCATCACGTAACAAATTTTCAGATGGATCTGCACCTTTTACTCCAACTGCAGCATGCTTCAACAAATATGGGGACTTGGTTTACGTAGGAAATTCGAAAGGAGAAATACTTATTATAGACCATAGTAAGATTCAAGTCTGCGGTGTAGTTCAGGTTCCTGGGGCTTCTGTGATAAAAAATATGGTGTTCAGCAGGAGTGGACAGTATCTTCTTACGAATTCAAATGACCGTACTATCAGGATCTATGAAAACCTTCTCCCTTTGAAAGATGGACTTAAGGCCCTTGATGAATCAAATAGTGGCTTAGATGAGCTAGATGGTGTTGAAAAGGTGAAGACTATTGGATCAACGTGTTTGTCACTCTTCCGAGAATTCCAAGATTCCATCACCAGAGTGCACTGGAAAGCACCATGTTTCAGTGGTGATGGTGAGTGGGTCATTGGTGGGTCTGCTAGCAAAGGAGAGCACAAGATCTATATATGGGACCGGGCTGGTCATCTTGTTAAAATCCTTGAAGGTCCAAAGGAAGCATTAATGGACTTAGCATGGCATCCTGTCCACCCCATTGTTGTCTCTGTTTCCTTGGCTGGATTGGTTTACATTTGGGCAAAGGATTATACTGAGAATTGGAGTGCATTTGCTCCAGATTTTAAAGAACTTGAGGAAAATGAAGAATACATAGAACGGGAAGATGAATTTGATTTGATGCCTGATACTGAAAAG GTGAAAGAATCAGATGtaaatgaagatgatgaagttGATATCATGACTGTGGAGAAGGATTCGGCTTTCAGTGATTCAGATGTATCAGAAGAAGAAATATGCTTCTTGCCTGCTGACCCAACTCCTGATGCTCCTGAGCAGCAAGACAAATGTGTAGGAAGTACTTCAAAGTTAGCTGATAGTGCTCAGTCAGGATCTCCTCTATCTGACGAGGCTGGACAAAATGGACATGCAGTGAATCAATCATCAAGCCCCCTTGAAG GAATGGATAACTCAGCTGCTGAGGACACAGGAGGCACTCGCTTGAAAAGGAGGCGTAGGCCTTCTGATAAGGTGATGGAGTTACAGGTAGAGAAGGTTAAGAAATCTTCACAGAGGATGAAACCATCTG ATGATTTGCCCTGA
- the LOC113781591 gene encoding protein RBL isoform X3 — protein MMNAPIIDPLQGDFPEVIEEFLEHGVMKCIAFNRRGTLLAAGCADGNCVIWDFETRGIAKELRDDDCLAAITSICWSKYGHRILASAADKSLTLWDVVKGEKIGRTTLQQTPLQARLHPGSSTPLICLVCPVSSAPMIVDLCSGSTTVLPVSLPDTGNGLAPPSRNKFSDGSAPFTPTAACFNKYGDLVYVGNSKGEILIIDHSKIQVCGVVQVPGASVIKNMVFSRSGQYLLTNSNDRTIRIYENLLPLKDGLKALDESNSGLDELDGVEKVKTIGSTCLSLFREFQDSITRVHWKAPCFSGDGEWVIGGSASKGEHKIYIWDRAGHLVKILEGPKEALMDLAWHPVHPIVVSVSLAGLVYIWAKDYTENWSAFAPDFKELEENEEYIEREDEFDLMPDTEKVKESDVNEDDEVDIMTVEKDSAFSDSDVSEEEICFLPADPTPDAPEQQDKCVGSTSKLADSAQSGSPLSDEAGQNGHAVNQSSSPLEGMDNSAAEDTGGTRLKRRRRPSDKVMELQVEKVKKSSQRMKPSAAV, from the exons ATGATGAACGCCCCAATTATTG ATCCCTTGCAGGGGGATTTTCCGGAAGTAATAGAAGAGTTTCTGGAACATGGGGTTATGAAGTGCATTGCTTTTAATCGCCGCGGAACTCTTCTTGCCG CTGGGTGTGCCGATGGAAATTGTGTTATTTGGGATTTTGAGACTAGAGGTATTGCAAAAGAACTCAGGGATGATGACTGTCTTGCTGCCATAACTAGCATTTGTTGGTCTAAGTATGGTCATCGCATACTTGCCTCCGCTGCTGATAAATCATTGACTCTCTGGGATGTTGTCAAAGGAGAGAAGATAGGACGGACAACACTTCAGCAAACCCCTTTACAAGCACGCTTGCATCCTGGCTCTTCCACTCCGTTGATCTGCTTAGTTTGCCCCGTCTCATCAGCTCCAATGATTGTTGACTTGTGTTCTGGTAGCACAACTGTGCTTCCTGTGTCATTACCTGACACAGGCAATGGTCTTGCCCCTCCATCACGTAACAAATTTTCAGATGGATCTGCACCTTTTACTCCAACTGCAGCATGCTTCAACAAATATGGGGACTTGGTTTACGTAGGAAATTCGAAAGGAGAAATACTTATTATAGACCATAGTAAGATTCAAGTCTGCGGTGTAGTTCAGGTTCCTGGGGCTTCTGTGATAAAAAATATGGTGTTCAGCAGGAGTGGACAGTATCTTCTTACGAATTCAAATGACCGTACTATCAGGATCTATGAAAACCTTCTCCCTTTGAAAGATGGACTTAAGGCCCTTGATGAATCAAATAGTGGCTTAGATGAGCTAGATGGTGTTGAAAAGGTGAAGACTATTGGATCAACGTGTTTGTCACTCTTCCGAGAATTCCAAGATTCCATCACCAGAGTGCACTGGAAAGCACCATGTTTCAGTGGTGATGGTGAGTGGGTCATTGGTGGGTCTGCTAGCAAAGGAGAGCACAAGATCTATATATGGGACCGGGCTGGTCATCTTGTTAAAATCCTTGAAGGTCCAAAGGAAGCATTAATGGACTTAGCATGGCATCCTGTCCACCCCATTGTTGTCTCTGTTTCCTTGGCTGGATTGGTTTACATTTGGGCAAAGGATTATACTGAGAATTGGAGTGCATTTGCTCCAGATTTTAAAGAACTTGAGGAAAATGAAGAATACATAGAACGGGAAGATGAATTTGATTTGATGCCTGATACTGAAAAG GTGAAAGAATCAGATGtaaatgaagatgatgaagttGATATCATGACTGTGGAGAAGGATTCGGCTTTCAGTGATTCAGATGTATCAGAAGAAGAAATATGCTTCTTGCCTGCTGACCCAACTCCTGATGCTCCTGAGCAGCAAGACAAATGTGTAGGAAGTACTTCAAAGTTAGCTGATAGTGCTCAGTCAGGATCTCCTCTATCTGACGAGGCTGGACAAAATGGACATGCAGTGAATCAATCATCAAGCCCCCTTGAAG GAATGGATAACTCAGCTGCTGAGGACACAGGAGGCACTCGCTTGAAAAGGAGGCGTAGGCCTTCTGATAAGGTGATGGAGTTACAGGTAGAGAAGGTTAAGAAATCTTCACAGAGGATGAAACCATCTG CTGCAGTTTAA
- the LOC113781591 gene encoding protein RBL isoform X1 has product MMNAPIIDPLQGDFPEVIEEFLEHGVMKCIAFNRRGTLLAAGCADGNCVIWDFETRGIAKELRDDDCLAAITSICWSKYGHRILASAADKSLTLWDVVKGEKIGRTTLQQTPLQARLHPGSSTPLICLVCPVSSAPMIVDLCSGSTTVLPVSLPDTGNGLAPPSRNKFSDGSAPFTPTAACFNKYGDLVYVGNSKGEILIIDHSKIQVCGVVQVPGASVIKNMVFSRSGQYLLTNSNDRTIRIYENLLPLKDGLKALDESNSGLDELDGVEKVKTIGSTCLSLFREFQDSITRVHWKAPCFSGDGEWVIGGSASKGEHKIYIWDRAGHLVKILEGPKEALMDLAWHPVHPIVVSVSLAGLVYIWAKDYTENWSAFAPDFKELEENEEYIEREDEFDLMPDTEKVKESDVNEDDEVDIMTVEKDSAFSDSDVSEEEICFLPADPTPDAPEQQDKCVGSTSKLADSAQSGSPLSDEAGQNGHAVNQSSSPLEGMDNSAAEDTGGTRLKRRRRPSDKVMELQVEKVKKSSQRMKPSESFCSINHR; this is encoded by the exons ATGATGAACGCCCCAATTATTG ATCCCTTGCAGGGGGATTTTCCGGAAGTAATAGAAGAGTTTCTGGAACATGGGGTTATGAAGTGCATTGCTTTTAATCGCCGCGGAACTCTTCTTGCCG CTGGGTGTGCCGATGGAAATTGTGTTATTTGGGATTTTGAGACTAGAGGTATTGCAAAAGAACTCAGGGATGATGACTGTCTTGCTGCCATAACTAGCATTTGTTGGTCTAAGTATGGTCATCGCATACTTGCCTCCGCTGCTGATAAATCATTGACTCTCTGGGATGTTGTCAAAGGAGAGAAGATAGGACGGACAACACTTCAGCAAACCCCTTTACAAGCACGCTTGCATCCTGGCTCTTCCACTCCGTTGATCTGCTTAGTTTGCCCCGTCTCATCAGCTCCAATGATTGTTGACTTGTGTTCTGGTAGCACAACTGTGCTTCCTGTGTCATTACCTGACACAGGCAATGGTCTTGCCCCTCCATCACGTAACAAATTTTCAGATGGATCTGCACCTTTTACTCCAACTGCAGCATGCTTCAACAAATATGGGGACTTGGTTTACGTAGGAAATTCGAAAGGAGAAATACTTATTATAGACCATAGTAAGATTCAAGTCTGCGGTGTAGTTCAGGTTCCTGGGGCTTCTGTGATAAAAAATATGGTGTTCAGCAGGAGTGGACAGTATCTTCTTACGAATTCAAATGACCGTACTATCAGGATCTATGAAAACCTTCTCCCTTTGAAAGATGGACTTAAGGCCCTTGATGAATCAAATAGTGGCTTAGATGAGCTAGATGGTGTTGAAAAGGTGAAGACTATTGGATCAACGTGTTTGTCACTCTTCCGAGAATTCCAAGATTCCATCACCAGAGTGCACTGGAAAGCACCATGTTTCAGTGGTGATGGTGAGTGGGTCATTGGTGGGTCTGCTAGCAAAGGAGAGCACAAGATCTATATATGGGACCGGGCTGGTCATCTTGTTAAAATCCTTGAAGGTCCAAAGGAAGCATTAATGGACTTAGCATGGCATCCTGTCCACCCCATTGTTGTCTCTGTTTCCTTGGCTGGATTGGTTTACATTTGGGCAAAGGATTATACTGAGAATTGGAGTGCATTTGCTCCAGATTTTAAAGAACTTGAGGAAAATGAAGAATACATAGAACGGGAAGATGAATTTGATTTGATGCCTGATACTGAAAAG GTGAAAGAATCAGATGtaaatgaagatgatgaagttGATATCATGACTGTGGAGAAGGATTCGGCTTTCAGTGATTCAGATGTATCAGAAGAAGAAATATGCTTCTTGCCTGCTGACCCAACTCCTGATGCTCCTGAGCAGCAAGACAAATGTGTAGGAAGTACTTCAAAGTTAGCTGATAGTGCTCAGTCAGGATCTCCTCTATCTGACGAGGCTGGACAAAATGGACATGCAGTGAATCAATCATCAAGCCCCCTTGAAG GAATGGATAACTCAGCTGCTGAGGACACAGGAGGCACTCGCTTGAAAAGGAGGCGTAGGCCTTCTGATAAGGTGATGGAGTTACAGGTAGAGAAGGTTAAGAAATCTTCACAGAGGATGAAACCATCTG AATCATTTTGCTCCATCAATCATAGATGA